AGACATTAggttgtgtgcacatgtgaccTCAGAGTGGTTAAACAGAGGGAGATGGCACCGATGGACCCATCTGCCCTTTAAACCTGTTCCCAAGGCTGGGTATTGACGCCAAAAGGACTGAGGTGGTGGGAGTGTTATAACAGTATATATGCAATGTTTGAAAATTATTTGCTAAGAGTCGAATGGACTTCTAAGTGGTATCTCGCTGTCCCTGAGATCTGAATCTTAGAGAAGTCACTGCGGTCAGAGTGGCAAGAAGAAATgatttacataaataaaatcattttagtgagagcagcagagtctgGAACTACTGAAAATATCTTGAAAGCGCTGCAGAAACTCTGCCTTGCTGATGAAACAGGCCTAAAATAAGGTTGACCATGTTTTTATACACAGCATGTTAGGCTTAAATTGTAATTCAAAACGCATATCCTGATAAAGCTTCTATTTATGTGGTCATGTCACATTTACAACGCATCATTTCAATACAAAAACCATGAAGCAGCTTAGTCATGTCACTCACAATAATTTAGGTTTGAAATTCTTTATTACTTTTCATCTAAATTGTACTTTATTCCATTTGACAAAGATAAACATTGCTGTACAATGAGccatttgtagtttttttcctcccaaacAGATCACCCAATCTCTCCTACAATCTTTATTCAAGAGCCTCttgaaagaaataaacaaaaacatacaaattaatgaaattcacaaaaataaaaagtgcatttttgttttaGCTCCTGTGATACATTAGACATGTACATAATGCTGCTTCAAGTGGAAAAACCTCATAACTCCAATTCAGACAGTTTCCTGGAGATCTCGCGATCCTTTGTATGCGGGGCAAGTTTCGTTGACCCAAGGTTCATGTTAAAAAACACTTGTAGCGACTTGAATTTCAAAAAGTGTGTGATCTACCTGTAAATAAGGCAGGTTTTAGTAAAGTCCTGATAAGCTGCTTTTTTTGGAAGGTACAAGGTTTTGATCACAGAGCAGCGGTAAAATCCCCTGAGCAGTCTCCTGTCTGGCACGCCAGAGAGTTCAAGAAACATACTTGATTATCTTATTTCTTCTTAATGCTATAAGAAAGGCATTAGGGTTCTTCTGAACGTCTTTGTGGTTTACACCATAGCCTTGAACAATAGCTATGAAGACAATATGAGGGGAGAGTGACAAAGATTACTGGTTAGCTgttatcttttatgaatgttagTCACCATTTTTCCAATAATGCTCCGGCACTCGTACAGTCTGCGATGaccatctctgctgtgtctgcacagatgggatgtttttttttttgtttttaaaaaggaaactTGCCACTTCTGAACTACTTCTGTACAGATTTTCAAACATCTTCACATCTTCCAACAGGTCGTTGGATTTAACAGTGCTTCCTTCGAATGAACGACAGGACAGGGCTGATCACTGAGCTCATATTTTGAACGGACGCCGCTCCTCGTTGACTGGCGGCGAGCCGATTGGATCGTCTTTGAGGTGCCACATCATACAGGTTTACATGACATGAGGCAATTAACTTGAACGGCCCTCAAACAATCTCGCATCAGACAATAAAGAAAAGTTGCTTTTCCAAAAgggtgcaaaataaaaaaataaagagattaGCAAAGTCTTTCATTACTAGAGGACATTACCCAGAGCCCTGAGAGTGACGCTCAACAGTAGCTTAACTCCACTGAGTGGAGATGGGTGGTTATTTTGGTGGCATCCAAGTGACTGGAAATCAGTTCTCTAAAGTAGGAGTGATACATCAACTCACATAAATATGATCCAGTGGAACAATAAGACTCCTGCCCTGATGTCACTGTAATAAAATGGAAAACGGAGCGATAATCAACCTGTTTGCTCCAGAAGAGAACTGGCGGCATGTGACTGAAGCATAGTGtagcagagacacagcagagtTCATATCTCGAATCTCAAAAGTCGTCAATAACTGCTTTCATACAACAAACGTCTGCGGGTCAAGTGCTTCACAAAGtctcctttttaaaataaaaaaagtctgTATTCTCCTGCATCACAGGAGAGAGACATTTCACACAATAATCCAAAACCAGTAACTCTGCCAAGTCATCACCCGACCAGACTAGCTTTAGGAGAACCTGATTGAACAGTTTTAACATTACATGTTGATTAAAATGCCTTTCCCATTTCGACCCACATGGGTGTATTCTTTCACAGCGAGCAAAATGattcataaaataaaaccatggcacaaaaacagactgttAAGATCTAAATCAACTCAGAATGTGACTCTGAAGCATCCAAATAAGCTTTATATAAACATCAGTTACAGTcagccaaattaaaaaaataaactgttatAGTGCTTATGACTACTGAGGTACTGACACCTGAACATACTTTTCTTTGGACATCCCACGTGAGAAACAAAACACTTCCTCGATGTCACAAAAAGTCTCGAGCTTTTAAAGAAATACCTGCCAGAATTAAAAATGTCCCAAAGTCGTGACAAAAAGGTGACCCCCCAAATCAGGTCACCTCCCATCTACAATCAGTCTGAGACAGACAGCTAAAGAAACTACAGTGATCAGACTGTAATCCTAATGCCTTAatttatacaaaaataaatcagctaTAGtgattattcttattttatcaGGTACAGTacaaaacatcataaaaaaaacctcTACAAACAGAAACTAGATCCAGAGAGTAAAGCGGTCGATCAATCTGCGACAATGCAACAGGCTTTGTAGGGAAGCTGGCAGCGGCACTCACGATTGGTGCCACCGACCACGAGAGAATGAGGCTACATCACGCCATCACGCCCTTCCACGTGTACACAAGCTTTTGTCCTGAGCTTCATGTGGTGGTCCACCAGTCTGCAGCTTGTCTGCAAGACAGCTTTAAATGAACAGAACTTTGTATAGGACTGGTTACTTTGGCATGATTAGCCCCCATTCAACTCCCAAAACCACAATACCTGACGAATGTGTGCACACGCCATTCTTGCGTCCACGTTAAAGGACGACACTTTGATGTTTTTGGCCAAAAACTAGAAATTACACATACATTACTGCTGACCATTTTCCTACATGTAGCCATTTCAATACACACTGAAAATCAACTCACAGACTTGAATCTGGCTCGAGGAATCCATCTCACCAAACAGAGGGTTCAGGTTTTGGTAATGCAGCTGAGACCAGGGATTGTTTTGAAAACCTGATGCTGAGCTCTCCAGTGTTTCggttttcagcttcagctcgTCAAAAGCTCCTGCTACTGTATCAGGAAACTCTAACGGATGCTGTTAGAGGACAAATTCACAagcctgattttaaaaaaagttgggccgctgtgtgaaagaaagaacacagaatgtgataatctgCTGATGGTTTtggacatatactcaactgaaaacaggacaaagacaatatatccAATGCTTGACTCCCCTGACTTGATTTCTATAGAAATATGATAATTCtgaatttgaaaaagaaaaaaaaaggtgtgggATGCACAAAAAGAACACCTgcttggaacattccacaggtaaactgtCCAACACTGAGGTTACCTGCTTGCAGCTGCATTACCACCGAACAATTACTTTGACTTaatcaaagacaacaaaaagttCACTGTGATGGAATACGTGTCAAGTCAGTTTCAAGCAAGTCGACTTTCTCACTgtaaagaaatgaatgtaaaccaGTGGCTGCCTTGAAGTCTGAAATTTGATCTAATAAATATTGGGACGCAGTGAACAACGGTTAGCAGTAATGTACGTTATACACTAAATAGTCCTTTAACAGCATAACCACACTGTACACCAGGAACGAGGTGGTGAGTGAACTTGGCAACTTGACAAATACTTGGGGAAAATACGGAGTGTTGACAGCTTGTATTAGCAGTGTTTCAGGCCTGTACCATGGGAACTGACAGAAAGACGTATAAACAGTAGAAAGAATTTCCTATTCAAACTAATAAAACGTGGCAGCTACAAAAACTCAACAATTGTTAGCTATGACATACAGAAGAATCATGTCACGATGGCACAAAAGAATGATGAAACAAACTAGCCAAATATGTGTATTCAACACATTTCCCTTTGGTTTGGGATGTAGTGGAGTTGCAAATGGTAGTTTGGTGAACGGAGTGCTCCTTATGGAGAAAACCCATGACACTAGATCCCAAATTCTGGGCTCAGATTTACAAATCCTGCGTGTTTATATTTGTAATACACATGGAAAATGTGCTTGTGATGGCCTGCTTAGATGTACTGTATTAATGCCACTGATTGTTGTTGACAGAGTAAGTCTTGTCACATTCAATACTAAAATCACCAAGGGCGGATCAGATCGAGACTTGGGGACTTagccaaagacagacagatagttttgtatgtgtgtatcagAGCAGTGGGACTCAAGCAGAAACTGGGATCTGAGCGGTTTAACGAACACTAGTTCAGTTTTTCCTGGAATATGTACAGATTGTTGGTGGTGGCCACGGCGATTATGTTGTCCAGGGGATGCCAGGCAGTGTGGAGGATCTTCTTGTTAAAGTCCAGACTGTCTACACTGATCTCATCCTTTTTGCGCTTCCCACCCGTGCTTACTTTGCGAGGCTTCAGGACCGATCGAGGCTTACTGTTCTCCCGTGACGCCTCTAGAGTTACATCCTGCCGATAGCCTCTGTCAAACATCCTGAAGAAGTTGTTGTAGGAGCCGGTCATCacaacactgcagagagacGAGTTACGAGTGAGCGATGGTGGTAATGAAGGACAATTAATCCAAAAGCCACATGTGCTTGCGTTTGCCATGAACCACAACAGGAGCATGTGCAGAATGCCCCTCTGCCACCCAAACCAAATGATGTGCAGCCTTCTGCTCTGCACTGAGCAGATAACGACAGTTATTGATAAGGCCATGGTGAAGGGTTCAGTTGCGTCAAATAAGGGTAAGCCCAGAAAATGTGCATGCATCATTCATACTGAATGTAGGAGAAATTCTAatagcagaagaaaaaaaatcatgaccTTCTCAAATGCAAATTTTGTTCTGTCACAGGTACAACAGTTCTCCAGAAGGCATCTTTTTACCCAGACTGTGCTCATAATATAGCCGCTCACCTGTCGTTCCCATTCCAACAGCACTCAAACTTGTCGAAGATGCAGTCATTCTCATAGAGCGAACACAATTTACTCCTGAGATATTCGTGCACCTGTTTAAAGAAAAGGGCATAAGAGGagtcattatttcattattgcTCCAATAAAACACCTCCCTCTTGTGGAGAGACAGTAGTACGACGTCAGGCCTTACAACCTCCAGAAAAGAAACTGATGTTGACAACATTACTCTTGTCTTAGCACGGCAGCAGTTACACACCTGATATGTTTCTACTGGCCGGCTCTCCATGTTGAGATCCCAAATTTTGACGGACAGGTAATCGCGGGTCATCATATAGCGTCCACTGTGGCTGAACTTTACATCAGAGATGGATGAGATGATTTCAGAAAAGAACGAACGGTTGTTTGGATCCTCTGGCTCTTCAAacactaaaaaagaaaaaagatgaaggtCATTAGTATACCCTGATTGCCAGGCTTTAGGCTCTTGATGTGCATGAAAGCGCCATCTTTCCCCTTAAGTGAGGACACTGATATTTTCTTCAGAAACTGTAACCTATCCTAGTTTCATTGTCTATCATTGGGTTTGTTTATGCATATTCCAGGCACGCCCCATGAATGAATTTGCTTACGTTTGGCGTGCTTGTCGCACAGTGCTGACGCCCTCATGTCACACAGGCGAATGGTGcccttgctgctgctgtagacAAAAGTGTTGCATTGGTTGGGGTGgaactctgctgctgtgatcacCTCCGTCAACTCCTCCATATTGGCTGGTTTAATGTCAACAATGTCTGAAGAAGTGAGGTTAAGGTCAAAGTGCTAAACAGACATTTGACAACTTAAAAAGAAGTCATTTAGAAAGGCACATATTTCCCTGGTCCCTCAGAAAGGGAGGACACTCAACAGCTCTCTCAACAGAAAGTCACGTGGCCGATGTGCTCAATTCAGGATTAAAACATTGCTTTACACTAATACTACTTTGGGGTCAAACTTGGacatttaacttttttaaaactTCAGACTGTTACAGCCTCTATGTGCAGAAGTTGAGAATCCCTTACTTTGGGGACATCTGGTGGTAGCATCAAATATGACACCAATAGACACCAAAGCACAACAATTAATATTTACTAATGTTTGGGCAGCCTTAAAATACAGGTGTCtactttaacatattaaatggtcattgattgattgacttaCTGACATAACATAGACCAAAAGAAAGGTCCTGATATGTAGCAGGTGTCTGTGTTGTTGCAGCGACCGAGTGATGCACAGTCTGACTGATGTGTGGTGGGCAGGTGGAAAGGATGCATGCGGGGGATCATGATCTGAGAGAGTGAGTCAGAGTTACCTCCAAGCAAAGAACTAAATCAAGCAGGACACACCATGTATTATTTCATGTTGTACGTATACAGAAAGAATTTAACTCCGGCATAGTTATGTGCATGTAAAATGGACTACAGGTTTCCACTTTTTTCTCAAAGTGCACATCAACAAATATGCATTTCTAAAAAACAACAGTTGCTGCTTCGAAACTAAAATGTCCAATCATGAAAAGACATGGGAGATATTTGTAAAAAGTCGTATTTCCCAGTCAAAGTTAGTGGTCCTGCTATGTCACGTTTCTGGTACCAGACACATGATTACAGCCTGTGGGAATATTTAAAAAGAGTCACGTAAAGACCTATGGAAAACAAAGGTTgcatgaaattaaaacaaaaggaTACTAAAGCTGCGATCAGTGATCTCCAGATTCCAGAGGTTAATACGCAGGTCGTCTGCAGACAGGTAGGTCTCACAGTCACTGTTGACTGAGATGGAGTTGATATGGTAGGTGTGAGCATTTGCAAACACTCGTCTAGGGCTGGCTTCCACCATCAAGTCCATGGGCCTGAATACTGGGACCTGAGGAGAGGAGCAGGCTTAGTATTGCTTTAGCTTCACATTATCCTAatttttcaggatttttaaaaGAACTTTTCCAATGAACACAGGACGTCCCAAACTGTTCTTGTAACACTGGtaaagaggcagacagatgacagatgtAGGCATCGCAACAAATACTGGTTATCAGATAAGTCGGCCAATTATCTATACGTTTccatttttaaccattttacTGGTAGTGTGAAGGGAAAAAAGATTTCACTAATGCTGATGCAAACAGTAGCAGTTAAATGTCttttaaagagagaaagaagggcCAAGCCTCTGCATAACAGGCAAGTCAGTTAAACTGAGTCTAAATTTGGAAACTATTCAATAAATATAGATCACTGTTGCCTAAAGTGGAGGATGCATGTGAGCAGGGAGGAAAAGTGCAGTGAAAGTAAACCTGAATTGAATTTTTTCAGAGCTGACTCTTTGGCTTGTATGATATGTCTGCTGAATGTCTGCATGAATCACAAACAACTGAGAAGTCACAGACGGTGCCTTAACGATTGAAGAACaatggagagaagaaatgagaatACTTTGTTTCAACTAATTCTAATGGAATTTAATAAGCTTTAAAAAGTGCAACACAATTCATCTCAGTTTTATAAAATAGGCTCAATCAATGCAGACAGAGTGCAGTCAACTGTGTGGGCCTCTACTGTCCATGTGGGGTGGGAAGAGGCTGTCCACACCAACAGAGTACTGAGCTTTCAAGCAACTTGAAAACAAGCTAAATCTATTGCAGTTCTAATTCACTGCCGTGATTTATTCAATTAAAGAATGGATGCAAAGTAAGTACACAATCCCAACTGCACCTTGCAAATCATATATTTGGCATACTAATATATGGTTAATAATAGCATAATTCACAAGTCATACATGTTCATACATCAACTGATTCCATTGAGCgattttaattccaaaatgaGAACACTTGAGACTGACTCCCTGATTTGTACTTGTTTAATTGAATTGTTTATataatcaaattgaaatttttaactttgtaacttgtgctgccacttggccaggacgcccttggaaaagagatttttaatctcaatgggCCAAatttcctggtaaaataaaggtttaataaaaaaaataatgtttaatgtgtATAATGTTCAACATTATAAGGAGAATAATAAAGCAATTTATACACACCCGTAGTGTTGTGACAGTATTGAAATCTCTGTATCGCCCATCTTCTTCTTTCAAATTGTAGCCCTCTGGTCTCTTGTCACGCTCACTAATTTTCCAAAGCTTTATGGTTTTGTCTGCCAATGAGGAAGAGCAAAGATCAAGAAAAACTCTTCTCTTCAGTAAGAAACTGTGTAAATTGGGTTACTTGCAGCCAAATATCAGCTCATACCTAAAACAGTGAAACTATTTAAATAAGAATAAAGTGGTTTCCAAACCATTTGTAGACAGCAGGAACTGTGCTGCGTTCTTCTGGGGCAGCCATCGAATCTTGTTGATCTTCTCCTCAATCTCAAGGCTTTTCAGGTAGTCGAACTCAGGCTCGTGGCTCTGGAAGGTGCTGTAAACATTGTATTCTCCTCGACACTGTGGCTGATTCTTGCTCTAAACAATGACAGACCGCAGATCAGTGTCAGTTTAAGTATTGTCACACCAGGAATGCAAGTATGCTGATCCgaagtgtttggttttgttttgtttttccatttctgatGGTGTTTTTGGCAAAAATTCTGAATTCAGTCAAATGTACAACAAGCTTGACCACATTTTGAATAtatcaaatgtgaaaaacagttAATGCACTCTTTGTACGCATTTACTTTAGTCAGATGAGTCACCAAAACTTACCTCTGGCTCCTGCTGGAAGATGACAACACGACCCCCCTTGTCCCCAGTGGCTAGTAGCTCCCCAGAGTGGTTGAATTCAACAGTAGATATGATGTCAGCTGTCAATAACGTAGTGTGATTAGAACGTCATCAAACGTTGTGGCCTATCGTGCACATTTCGGGTATGTtcaatgcaaaaatattttGCAAGGCTTCTCTGGTTGAATAATTTCCTCCCACCGATGCACTTCCAGCAGTGTTAAAAATATTGTGCTTGTGCGCCTGTTTTGTGCACCTACAGTATGAGGGGTGAAAACCATGTCAACCATGGTGAAAGCATAACAGAGCAATGACGTACgtgtgttatatatatatgcgcgcgcgcgcacacacgcacacacacacacgcgcgcgcacacacacacacacacacacacacacacacacacacacacacacacacacacacacacacacagctagtGCAATTGAACTAAAAGTCTACTCTCTTAGGAAGGGAGAAAAAACTTGCCATGTGCAGCCATTCAGCACTTTTCAAAGACAAGCATTCTCATCAAATTCTACAACACAACAATCAATCCCTGTTTACAGGCTGGCACTATTCTGAGTCAGTGCAATCCTTCATATAGACTGGTGGTGTTGTTCCTCTTTTGACACAGCACACAAGGTGCCTGATACAACCTGACTCCATGCAAATGCTCATGTGAAGCGAAAGAGGGCAGAGTGAAGAAGAGCATTTCTGCAGGAGTCAAAGAAAACGACTTCACTACTGTAGTGTTGAGTTTTCATCTCCCTGCTGCTATGTATTGACACAAGGAGAGGCTCACATTTATACGTGTTCTCAGGCACAGCTTACTGTAAACAACTGTGTAGCCCTTTAGGTACAAATAAGTTCATCATGTACTGTAAACATACGTGTTTTGGGAACTTGTGAATTTAGTCATTGGACAACAGGACAAGGAGAGGTTACAATCCACCGCTGGTCTTTCTGTTCATAACCATCACTTACTCtatcagctctgtttttttgcACTTTATTAGCATGCATTATCCCCATGTACTGTGTAACAATTATAAACGGCACGGCAAGGCTCAGTTCCCTTAAATCACAGGAAACATTCTCACTTACCCCCAGTGGTATCTAACCATGCAGGTAAAACTCAACTCGGAAGTCTCAAAACACAAGACCATCTGCATGGCTAGATACCAACAGAGCAAGTATGTGAAAACATACTTTGCAACAAACCTGATTCTCAGAACGGGaaggtttcttttcttttgacttGGCCAATCAGACCCTCTGAAAGTAGGACCTTTACACACATTTGAAGTTGAGCCCAAGCAACCTGATTGCTCAACCGAATAAACGCACTGTTTCAATAACTTCCTTCTTGCTTACGAAAGGTCCTTTAGAA
The DNA window shown above is from Chelmon rostratus isolate fCheRos1 chromosome 5, fCheRos1.pri, whole genome shotgun sequence and carries:
- the ppp2r2aa gene encoding serine/threonine-protein phosphatase 2A 55 kDa regulatory subunit B alpha isoform, with amino-acid sequence MAGAGGGNSDVQWCFSQVKGAIDDDVAEADIISTVEFNHSGELLATGDKGGRVVIFQQEPESKNQPQCRGEYNVYSTFQSHEPEFDYLKSLEIEEKINKIRWLPQKNAAQFLLSTNDKTIKLWKISERDKRPEGYNLKEEDGRYRDFNTVTTLRVPVFRPMDLMVEASPRRVFANAHTYHINSISVNSDCETYLSADDLRINLWNLEITDRSFNIVDIKPANMEELTEVITAAEFHPNQCNTFVYSSSKGTIRLCDMRASALCDKHAKLFEEPEDPNNRSFFSEIISSISDVKFSHSGRYMMTRDYLSVKIWDLNMESRPVETYQVHEYLRSKLCSLYENDCIFDKFECCWNGNDSVVMTGSYNNFFRMFDRGYRQDVTLEASRENSKPRSVLKPRKVSTGGKRKKDEISVDSLDFNKKILHTAWHPLDNIIAVATTNNLYIFQEKLN